The Rhodothermus sp. genome contains the following window.
GGCCAGCTTCTGCAGTCCGGTGGCCAGCTTGTCGCTATCGGCCTTTGTCTTGGGCTCAATCGCGATCCGGATCACCGGCTCTGGAAAGTCCATCTTTTCGAGCTGAATCGGATGCGCCGGATCGCACAGCGTGTCGCCCGTTCGCACCTCTTTAAGCCCCACCGCCGCCGCAATGTCGCCGGCCATCACCTCATCCACATCCTCCCGATGATTGGCGTGCATGAAGAGCAGCCGGCCGATCCGTTCTTTCTTACCGGTGGTAGTATTAAGGACCTGCTGGCCCTTCTTCAAACGCCCACTGTAGACGCGGAAGAAAGTCAACTTTCCGACATAGGGATCGGTCATGATCTTAAAAGCCAGGGCGCAGAAGGGCTCTTGCGGATCCGGATGCCGCTCAAGCTCCTCGTGAGTATCCGGGTGCTGCCCTTTGATGGCCGGAATGTCAATCGGCGAGGGCAAGTAGTCCAGAATACCATCCAGCAATCGCTGGATCCCCTTATTCTTGAAGGCACTGCCGCAAAAAACCGGAGTGATATCGAGGCTCAGGGTCGCTTTCCGAATCGTGGCCCGAATCTCTTCGGGGGTGATCGGCTCCCCTTCCAGGTATTTCATGAGGAGCTCATCGTTATGCTCGGCGATCGCTTCGAGCATCAAGATGCGCCAGTGCCGCGCCTCCTTCTTCAGATCCTCGGGAATATCAATCTCATCCCACGTAGCGCCCTGCGTCTCATCGTGCCAGATGATCGCCTTGTTAAGCACCAGGTCGATGACCCCGCGAAACATTTCCCCACTGCCTATCGGGATCTGCACGGGAACCGGGTTGGCCTTCAGACGCTGCTTTATCTGCTCAATGGTGCCTTCGAAGTTGGCCCCCGTGCGATCCATCTTGTTAATGAACGCGATGCGGGGGACCCGGTATTTGTTCGCCTGACGCCAGACCGTTTCCGACTGCGGCTCAACGCCTCCAACGGCACAGAAAAGGGCCACCGCCCCATCAAGCACTCGCAGGGAACGCTCTACCTCGACAGTAAAGTCGACGTGTCCCGGCGTATCAATGATATTAATGCGATGCACCGGCCGGTCTTTCTTGGAGCCGGACCAGAAGCAGGTGGTTGCCGCCGCCGTGATGGTAATGCCGCGCTCCTTCTCCTGCTCCATCCAGTCCATAGTGGCCGCGCCTTCGTGCACCTCGCCGATTCGGTGCACCCGGCCAGTGTAAAACAGGATCCGCTCAGTCGTCGTGGTCTTGCCGGCATCAATGTGCGCCATGATGCCGATGTTGCGGATCCGCTCCAGCGGAATGTCGTGATATTTGACTTCCATTGCTTGCTATGTTGTTTAACACACCACCACCCAGCACCGTCCTCAGAAGCGGAAGTGGGCAAAGGCCCGGTTCGCTTCCGCCATGCGATGCATGTCGTCCTTCTTCTTGATGGCCCCGCCTTCACCCTGCGCAGCCGCCATCAGCTCGTTAGCCAACCGAATGGCCATGCTTTTATCCCGACGCGCGCGAGCACTTTGAATAATCCACCGGAAGGCCAGCGACATACGTCGTTCTGGCCGCACCTCCATAGGTACCTGGTAGGTAGCACCACCTACGCGACGGCTCCGCACCTCCAGTAGCGGGGCCGCATTGTTCACCGCCCGCTTGAACACGTCAATGCCTGGCTCGCCCGTGCGCGCCTCTATAAGTTTAAACGCCTCGTATACAATCTTTTGCGCAATGCTCTTCTTACCATCACGCATCACATAATTGATAAAACGCGCCACCAGCTCGTCGTTGTAAACTGGATCTGGCGCAACCGGTCGTCTTTCTGCTCGCTTTCTACGCATGGTTGTCAGACAACAGCTTCACCCTGCTTTTACTGCAGGACAACGCTTCTTTTACTGTTTAGGCCGCTTTGTACCGTACTTAGAACGCGACTTACGCCGGTCGGCCACACCGGCCGCATCCAGTGCCCCTCGCACAATGTGATACTTCACACCTGGCAAGTCTTTCACACGTCCTCCGCGCACCAACACAATGGAGTGCTCCTGCAGGTTGTGCCCCTCCCCTGGTATGTAGGCAATTACCTCTTCTCCATTGGTCAGACGCACCTTTGCCACTTTACGCAGCGCCGAGTTTGGCTTCTTCGGCGTGGTGGTATATACACGCGTACACACACCTCGCCGCTGCGGGCAACCATGCAGGGCCACCGATTTACTCTTTTTAATCTTGGGCTTGCGCCCAAACCGGATCAATTGCTGAATGGTAGGCACGGTTCTCTATCTCGTCTGGTTGTTGCACGTTCTCTGTGCAGCAGCCACAGATTTTCAATTTAGCACATTATTACACCGATATACAAACCATTTCCCCTCGCCTTTCACTTCTTGGCGGATTCTACATCAACCCTTCACCGCACGACCGAAAAAATCTGATATACTGATCTATACCAAGATATAACTACAGACCCACCTTTCGGCGGTGATGCTTTCTATCGGCCCTTATGCGGCAGAGAGGGACTCTGGCTACTC
Protein-coding sequences here:
- the rpsG gene encoding 30S ribosomal protein S7, whose amino-acid sequence is MRRKRAERRPVAPDPVYNDELVARFINYVMRDGKKSIAQKIVYEAFKLIEARTGEPGIDVFKRAVNNAAPLLEVRSRRVGGATYQVPMEVRPERRMSLAFRWIIQSARARRDKSMAIRLANELMAAAQGEGGAIKKKDDMHRMAEANRAFAHFRF
- the fusA gene encoding elongation factor G encodes the protein MEVKYHDIPLERIRNIGIMAHIDAGKTTTTERILFYTGRVHRIGEVHEGAATMDWMEQEKERGITITAAATTCFWSGSKKDRPVHRINIIDTPGHVDFTVEVERSLRVLDGAVALFCAVGGVEPQSETVWRQANKYRVPRIAFINKMDRTGANFEGTIEQIKQRLKANPVPVQIPIGSGEMFRGVIDLVLNKAIIWHDETQGATWDEIDIPEDLKKEARHWRILMLEAIAEHNDELLMKYLEGEPITPEEIRATIRKATLSLDITPVFCGSAFKNKGIQRLLDGILDYLPSPIDIPAIKGQHPDTHEELERHPDPQEPFCALAFKIMTDPYVGKLTFFRVYSGRLKKGQQVLNTTTGKKERIGRLLFMHANHREDVDEVMAGDIAAAVGLKEVRTGDTLCDPAHPIQLEKMDFPEPVIRIAIEPKTKADSDKLATGLQKLAEEDPTFQVSIDHETGQTIIAGMGELHLEIIVDRLRREFKVEANVGRPQVAYREAIRATVDEHYVHKKQTGGRGQFAEVYIEFGPNESGTGLEFINDIHGGVIPREFIPAVEKGIREAMNRGPLAGYPVEGVRARLYDGKTHPVDSDTISFEIAGRMAFRNAARRAKPVLMEPIMRVEVTTPEEYLGDVIGDLNSRRGRILAMEQRQEAQVVRALVPLAEMFGYSTDLRSLTQGRAIYAMQFETYEEVPKNIADEIIAAATGAMTA
- the rpsL gene encoding 30S ribosomal protein S12, translating into MPTIQQLIRFGRKPKIKKSKSVALHGCPQRRGVCTRVYTTTPKKPNSALRKVAKVRLTNGEEVIAYIPGEGHNLQEHSIVLVRGGRVKDLPGVKYHIVRGALDAAGVADRRKSRSKYGTKRPKQ